A genomic segment from Arcobacter acticola encodes:
- a CDS encoding HpcH/HpaI aldolase/citrate lyase family protein, which yields MTHPKEALFGSGDNLPIIPSCEHFAGSEKLILKGFEMQKKLGPVFDITCDCEDGAETGKEVAHAEMIVRVVNSDANPYSMAGTRIHDFDHPDWRQDIDILVPGAGEKLAYITIPKSTSYEDAKTQVEYIQATAKKAGITREIPIHVLIETHGALRDVEKTATLPWVQVLDFGLMDFVSGYQGAIPASCMRSPGQFDHRLIAAAKAKVVQAALSNHIIPCHNVTLDLKNPYQTYKDAEKARNEFGFLRMWSIYPTQVQAIVDAMKPDFTELEDAQNILIAAQNAEWGPIQYDGELHDRATYRYFWELVQRAKFSGTKLQDIVEERFFA from the coding sequence ATGACACACCCAAAAGAAGCACTATTCGGTTCTGGGGATAACTTACCAATCATTCCATCTTGTGAACACTTTGCAGGTAGCGAAAAGCTAATCTTAAAAGGTTTTGAGATGCAAAAAAAATTAGGACCTGTTTTTGATATTACTTGTGACTGTGAAGATGGAGCTGAAACTGGTAAAGAAGTTGCACATGCTGAAATGATCGTAAGAGTTGTAAATTCTGATGCTAATCCATATTCAATGGCAGGAACTAGAATCCATGATTTTGACCATCCAGATTGGAGACAAGATATTGATATTTTAGTACCAGGTGCTGGAGAAAAATTAGCATATATTACAATTCCTAAATCAACTTCTTATGAAGATGCAAAAACTCAAGTTGAATATATTCAAGCAACTGCAAAAAAAGCTGGAATTACAAGAGAAATCCCAATTCACGTTTTAATTGAAACACATGGTGCTTTAAGAGATGTTGAAAAAACTGCAACATTACCTTGGGTACAAGTATTAGACTTTGGATTAATGGATTTCGTATCTGGTTATCAAGGTGCAATTCCAGCTTCTTGTATGAGAAGTCCAGGTCAATTTGATCATAGATTAATTGCTGCTGCAAAAGCTAAAGTTGTTCAAGCTGCACTTTCTAATCATATTATTCCTTGTCACAATGTTACACTTGATTTAAAAAACCCATACCAAACTTATAAAGATGCTGAAAAAGCAAGAAATGAGTTCGGATTCTTAAGAATGTGGTCAATTTATCCAACACAAGTACAAGCTATTGTTGATGCAATGAAACCTGACTTTACAGAACTTGAAGATGCTCAAAATATCTTAATTGCTGCTCAAAATGCTGAGTGGGGACCAATTCAATATGATGGTGAATTACACGATAGAGCAACTTATAGATATTTCTGGGAATTAGTTCAAAGAGCAAAATTCTCTGGAACTAAATTACAAGATATCGTTGAAGAAAGATTCTTCGCTTAA
- a CDS encoding DUF5718 family protein, whose translation MLLDDLKDYLGFAVAGNFANHLGEAGEADEFSVIKTEEKNAPKGMFPIYIKGHDSFLGTYPICDDIIETHDREKDNLQVEAEVALICDFVYENEKVIDIIPRYFSAFNDFSIRIQDGNKLSTKKNWGPNTKGISQEIIEIDNFTQKGVLSRYHIASFIKRNGIVHDYGTTSAVKSYSYFFEQLKDWMIEKLNTQEDCGPLEELTQFLKVAAKDAKGILIAAGATAYADFGKKNFVQKGDEIFVYVYDAHSHSFDDIFNDMCGMDTFLGKCSKLHQYVQ comes from the coding sequence ATGTTATTAGATGATTTAAAAGACTATTTAGGCTTTGCAGTTGCAGGAAACTTTGCAAATCACTTAGGTGAAGCTGGAGAAGCTGACGAATTTTCTGTTATAAAAACTGAAGAAAAAAATGCGCCAAAAGGAATGTTTCCTATTTATATAAAAGGACATGATAGTTTTTTAGGAACTTATCCTATTTGTGATGATATTATTGAAACACACGATAGGGAAAAAGATAATCTTCAAGTTGAAGCAGAAGTAGCTTTAATCTGTGATTTTGTATATGAAAATGAAAAAGTTATTGATATTATTCCTAGATATTTTTCTGCATTTAATGATTTCTCAATAAGAATTCAAGATGGAAATAAATTAAGTACTAAAAAGAATTGGGGTCCTAACACAAAGGGTATTTCTCAAGAAATTATAGAAATTGATAATTTTACACAAAAAGGTGTTTTAAGTAGATATCATATTGCCTCATTTATTAAAAGAAATGGAATAGTTCATGATTATGGAACAACAAGTGCCGTTAAATCATATAGTTACTTTTTTGAACAATTAAAAGATTGGATGATTGAAAAACTAAATACACAAGAAGATTGTGGTCCTTTAGAAGAATTAACACAATTTTTAAAAGTTGCAGCAAAAGATGCTAAAGGTATTTTAATAGCTGCAGGTGCAACTGCTTATGCTGATTTTGGAAAGAAAAACTTTGTACAAAAAGGTGATGAAATTTTTGTTTATGTTTATGATGCTCACTCACACTCATTTGATGATATATTCAATGATATGTGCGGAATGGATACTTTTTTAGGTAAATGCTCTAAACTTCATCAATATGTTCAATAA
- a CDS encoding RNA-guided endonuclease InsQ/TnpB family protein, producing the protein MILNTQKTVNLGYKYRLYPTKDQMKILNHQMYIYNQAYNIFLNLWQKENSKNKKLDKEDRVFRNAVSYDTVVKRALRLRKLSFSTVVTQQARINFLKAVKKSFSKENVSKRLKAIEIATTPKEKVKAFKLGMPTFKSSRDIFQSFNWNNQGYQILDDINNNTRFKTLRLLKTNFRFRCHRTFPNNYKLSSITISKDAIGYYVSFGIEFNKQVGLVVSKDNLDITKSIGIDLNAYNFAISNNVDFIQDSNIAKVTLNHLIDNGATNRKGLKYKNTIKVHIRKQSRRVLNELKNCKQSKTKFKLGSNHKKTQKKLNKLTKRISNQKIDLYHKITAELTNKFDLIVVEDLKTKNMSKSSKGNEITHGKRVKQKSGLNRTILNASFYQFVSMIQYKTTMLNDKLFVKVNPQYTSQECSCCGNIDKNNRPKQDKFKCTACGFEINPDIQASQTILKRGLESFGLGTSLVDLNKHKAFRSTSLEVAS; encoded by the coding sequence ATCATTCTGAATACTCAAAAAACAGTAAACTTAGGTTACAAATATAGACTTTATCCTACTAAAGACCAAATGAAGATTTTAAATCATCAAATGTATATTTATAATCAAGCTTATAATATTTTTTTGAATCTTTGGCAAAAAGAAAATAGTAAAAATAAAAAGTTAGATAAAGAAGATAGAGTATTTAGAAACGCTGTTAGTTATGATACAGTTGTAAAAAGAGCATTAAGACTTAGGAAACTATCTTTTTCAACAGTAGTAACTCAACAAGCAAGAATTAACTTTTTAAAAGCAGTTAAAAAATCTTTCTCTAAAGAAAATGTATCTAAAAGATTAAAAGCTATAGAAATAGCAACTACTCCAAAAGAAAAAGTTAAAGCTTTTAAATTAGGTATGCCGACATTTAAATCAAGTAGAGATATTTTTCAATCATTTAATTGGAATAATCAAGGTTATCAAATATTAGATGATATAAATAATAATACAAGATTTAAAACTCTAAGACTTTTAAAAACAAACTTTAGATTTAGATGCCATAGAACTTTTCCAAATAATTATAAACTATCATCAATCACTATCTCAAAAGATGCAATTGGTTATTATGTAAGCTTTGGAATAGAGTTTAATAAACAAGTAGGTTTAGTAGTGTCAAAAGATAATCTTGATATTACTAAGTCTATAGGTATAGACTTAAATGCTTATAATTTTGCAATATCAAATAATGTTGATTTTATTCAAGATTCCAATATCGCAAAAGTAACTTTAAATCATCTAATAGATAATGGTGCTACAAATCGAAAAGGTTTGAAATATAAAAACACAATCAAAGTTCACATAAGAAAACAAAGTAGAAGAGTTCTAAATGAACTTAAAAATTGTAAACAAAGTAAAACCAAATTCAAATTAGGAAGTAATCATAAAAAGACTCAAAAGAAATTAAATAAACTAACAAAAAGAATATCAAATCAAAAAATTGATTTGTACCATAAAATTACTGCTGAACTAACAAATAAGTTTGACTTGATAGTAGTTGAAGATTTAAAAACAAAAAATATGTCTAAAAGCTCAAAAGGAAATGAGATAACTCATGGAAAAAGAGTAAAACAAAAATCAGGACTAAATAGAACAATTTTAAATGCTTCATTCTATCAGTTTGTATCAATGATACAATATAAAACCACAATGCTAAATGACAAACTATTTGTAAAAGTTAATCCGCAATATACCTCACAAGAGTGCAGTTGTTGTGGAAATATAGATAAAAACAATCGTCCTAAACAAGATAAGTTTAAATGTACAGCTTGTGGGTTTGAGATAAACCCTGATATACAAGCTTCACAAACTATTTTAAAAAGAGGATTGGAGTCGTTTGGGCTAGGAACTAGCCTTGTGGACTTAAATAAACACAAAGCCTTTCGCTCAACTTCATTGGAAGTTGCTAGTTAG
- a CDS encoding MaoC family dehydratase, whose amino-acid sequence MSKISNKINFGNFFEDFSIGQKIVHPLPRTISDGDVSLYIAFTGSRFALHSSDTVAKQMGYDKKPIDDMLMFHLTFGKSVQDVSLNAIANLGYAEMSFPNSVFVGDTVSMTSTVIGLKENSNGKSGVVYVHSIGVNQDGAEVLNFKRWVMVHKKDKETLSNINEVPTFAKTTPIADVINIPTIKTVDTDSTGGKYFFEDYVAGERLNHPEGITIDNSDHTLATKLYQNNAKVHFNDHMMKSTPMGQRLMYGGIIISMARAISFNGLQNAQWVYAINSGAHANPTYAGDTIYAYTEVIETIEVNRDDIGLLRLRTVAIKNQVSKEIENPKDEDGKYLPSVVLDLDYTVVIPKTKTKK is encoded by the coding sequence TTGTCAAAAATAAGTAATAAGATTAATTTCGGGAATTTCTTTGAAGATTTTTCAATTGGTCAAAAAATTGTTCATCCACTTCCTAGAACAATAAGTGATGGTGATGTATCTTTATACATCGCTTTCACTGGTTCTAGATTTGCTCTGCACTCTTCTGATACAGTAGCAAAACAAATGGGATATGATAAAAAACCAATTGATGATATGTTAATGTTTCACTTAACATTTGGTAAATCTGTTCAAGATGTATCTTTAAACGCAATTGCTAACTTAGGTTATGCAGAAATGTCTTTCCCTAATTCAGTTTTTGTAGGTGACACAGTTTCTATGACATCTACTGTTATTGGATTAAAAGAGAATTCAAATGGTAAAAGTGGAGTTGTTTATGTTCACTCTATTGGTGTAAACCAAGATGGAGCTGAAGTTTTAAACTTCAAAAGATGGGTAATGGTTCATAAAAAAGATAAAGAGACCTTATCAAATATCAATGAAGTTCCTACTTTTGCGAAAACGACACCAATTGCTGATGTTATTAATATCCCAACAATTAAAACTGTAGATACAGATTCGACTGGTGGAAAATATTTCTTTGAAGATTATGTAGCAGGTGAAAGACTTAATCACCCAGAAGGTATTACTATTGATAATAGTGACCATACATTAGCAACAAAGTTATATCAAAACAATGCAAAAGTACATTTCAATGACCACATGATGAAATCAACTCCTATGGGTCAAAGACTTATGTATGGAGGAATCATTATTTCAATGGCAAGAGCTATTTCATTTAATGGTTTACAAAATGCGCAATGGGTATACGCTATTAATAGTGGTGCTCATGCAAACCCTACATATGCAGGTGATACAATTTATGCATATACTGAAGTTATTGAAACAATTGAAGTGAATAGAGATGATATTGGATTATTAAGACTTAGAACTGTGGCTATTAAAAACCAAGTTTCTAAAGAAATTGAAAATCCAAAAGATGAAGATGGTAAATATTTACCATCGGTTGTACTTGACTTAGATTACACTGTTGTAATCCCAAAAACTAAAACAAAAAAATAA
- a CDS encoding fumarate hydratase: MSVIKQQDIIDSIADACQYISYFHPEDFVTAMVEAYENEKSEAAKNALGQILINSKMCALGHRPLCQDTGSVNIFVRVGLKANLELTKELVDVLNEGVAKGYTNPDNTLRYSVVSDPAGKRTNTKDNTPAVIHVTVDNSDELDITVAAKGGGSENKSKFAVLNPSDSVYDWVMANVREMGAGWCPPGILGIGIGGNPEKSMLLAKESLMGHVDIHELQARGPQNALEELRLRLYTDINKIGIGAQGLGGLTTVVDVKILDYPCHAASLPVAMIPNCAATRHIHFKLKPGEGVAKFKKPNLDLWPDVKLPLDSIKKVNIADLTKENLSQFKSGDTLLLTGKILTARDAAHKKIVEYKNAGKPLPNGVDLKDRFIYYVGPVDPVRDEKVGPAGPTTSTRMDKFTKDMMEIGIMGMIGKAERKQPTIDLIKEYKSMYLIATGGAAYLISQSIKDAKVLAFEEMGMEAIYEFDVEDMPVTVAVDTEGVSIHTTGPAKWRTI; this comes from the coding sequence ATGAGCGTAATAAAACAACAAGATATAATCGATAGTATTGCTGATGCATGTCAGTATATTTCATATTTTCACCCAGAAGATTTCGTAACAGCAATGGTAGAAGCTTATGAGAATGAAAAATCAGAAGCTGCAAAAAATGCACTAGGACAAATTTTAATTAATTCTAAAATGTGTGCTTTAGGACATAGACCTTTATGTCAAGATACAGGTTCTGTAAATATTTTTGTAAGAGTTGGATTAAAAGCTAACTTAGAATTAACAAAAGAATTAGTAGATGTATTAAATGAAGGTGTAGCTAAAGGTTATACTAATCCTGATAATACATTAAGATATTCAGTTGTTTCTGATCCTGCAGGAAAAAGAACAAATACAAAAGATAACACTCCAGCTGTTATTCATGTTACTGTTGATAATTCAGATGAATTAGATATTACAGTTGCTGCAAAAGGTGGAGGAAGTGAAAATAAATCTAAATTTGCAGTATTAAATCCATCAGATTCAGTTTATGACTGGGTTATGGCAAATGTTAGAGAAATGGGAGCTGGATGGTGTCCTCCTGGAATTTTAGGTATTGGTATTGGTGGTAATCCAGAAAAATCAATGCTTTTAGCAAAAGAGTCTTTAATGGGGCATGTTGATATTCATGAACTTCAAGCAAGAGGTCCTCAAAATGCTTTAGAAGAATTAAGATTAAGACTTTATACAGATATTAATAAAATTGGAATTGGTGCTCAAGGTTTAGGTGGTTTAACTACAGTTGTAGATGTTAAAATCTTAGATTACCCATGTCATGCTGCTTCACTTCCTGTTGCTATGATTCCTAACTGTGCTGCTACTAGACATATTCACTTTAAATTAAAACCAGGGGAAGGTGTAGCTAAATTTAAAAAACCAAATTTAGATTTATGGCCAGATGTAAAATTACCATTAGATTCTATTAAAAAAGTAAATATTGCAGACTTAACAAAAGAGAACTTATCTCAATTTAAATCAGGTGATACACTATTATTAACTGGAAAAATTTTAACAGCTAGAGATGCTGCTCATAAAAAAATTGTTGAGTACAAAAATGCTGGTAAACCACTTCCAAATGGTGTTGATTTAAAAGATAGATTCATCTACTACGTTGGACCTGTTGATCCTGTTCGTGATGAAAAAGTAGGACCTGCGGGACCAACTACATCTACAAGAATGGATAAATTTACAAAAGATATGATGGAAATTGGAATCATGGGAATGATTGGAAAAGCTGAAAGAAAACAACCAACTATTGATTTAATTAAAGAATACAAATCTATGTATTTAATTGCAACAGGTGGAGCAGCATACTTAATTTCTCAATCAATCAAAGATGCAAAAGTTCTTGCATTTGAAGAGATGGGAATGGAAGCTATTTATGAGTTTGATGTAGAAGATATGCCTGTAACTGTAGCTGTTGATACAGAGGGTGTTTCAATTCACACAACTGGTCCTGCTAAATGGAGAACTATTTAA